TGGGAGGAAAGATATATATCGAAAGTCAATTAGGAGTAGGTTCAATGTTTAAAATAGAATTACCACGAAACATCAATTTAGCAACAGATTTAGGTCATGTCGTTTTTAGTCCTCATCAAAATTATTTTCATTCTGTATATTCTCCTTATAAGGCTTCAATAAATTATCCTCATTTAAAGCTGTAGATTCCCAAAGAAAATAACTATGTCTAATCTAAAAAAAGACCGCATTTTGTCCGTTGATGATGTTCAAGATAATCTGAATTTAGTACGAACACTTCTAGAAGGTGAGGGATATAGTGTTGATTCAGCTCTAGATGGGACAATAGCTTTAGAAAAAATCAGAAAATTACCACCGGATCTGATTATTTTAGATGTGATGATGCCGGGAATAGATGGTTATGAAGTTACAAGACGAGTTCGGAATAATCCCGAAATAAACTATATTCCGATTTTACTACTGACAGCACATCCTGAATCTAGTGCTAGTGTTGTCGAAGGTTTAGATACTGGTGCTGATGATTTTATTCGCAAACCCTTTGAGATAGAAGAACTATTAGCAAGAGTGCGATCGCTTTTAAAATTAAAGCACAGTATGGACGAACAACGAAAAATGACACTACAGCGAGAGGACTTTGTTTCTCGTCTTACCCATGATTTACGCACTCCCCTAGTCGCAGCCAATCGAATGCTGTCCTTATTTCTGCAAGAAGTTTTTTGTCCGATTTCTCCAGATATGAAAACAGCCATTAATATCATGATTCGCAGTAATCAAAATCTCCTGGAAATGGTGAATACATTACTAGAAGTTTACCGTTTTGAAGCTGGGAAAAAAACTCTCAACTTTGAATCATGTAACTTAATAACAATTGCTGCTGAAGTAGTCAGTGAGATCACTCCTTTAGCACTTGAGAAAAACTTAACTTTAACCTTGGATACCCATGAGTTAAGCCCAACAGAAAATAATGGGGGAATAGTGAATGGCGATCGCTTAGAATTAAGACGAGTATTCAATAATTTAATTGGTAATGCCATCAAATTTACGGATACAGGTAACATAGAAATTCGCATTTTTGAAACCTTATCCCCAAGCAATCATAGCAGTCAAGTAATCATCGAAGTTCAAGATACAGGTTATGGTATTGCCGCAGAAGATCAAGGAACAATTTTTGAGCGCTTTCATCAAAGCAAGAATAAAAGATCAGGTAGTGGATTAGGACTACATCTTTCCAGCCGGATTGTGGAAGCACACGGAGGTCAAATGGAGCTTTCCTCAGAAATCGGCAAAGGTAGCATATTCACAGTCAAACTACCTAAAATTACTGGATGATTATTAATGAATCCGTTGCACTGCTAAAGCCGAGCATAGTTCAAATTTTCTCCCTAGTAACCGGTCGATAATTGCTCCTAATTCCTCAATCATATAAGGTTTAATGATGTAATCATCAAAACCAGCTTCGAGAAGACTTTTTTTATCTTCACTCCCAGTTAAAACCGTCACAGCAACCACAGGAATATGACAAGTTAATGATTCGTGTTTTAGATACTGAATAACATCTAGTCCACTCATACTTGGTAAAAAAATATTCAATAAAATTAAATCAGGTTGGTGTTCTTTAGCCATAAATATTGTTGTTGAACTTTCCTTTTGACAAATAGACTGACAACCAAGTAACTCAAGGGTATAACTCATTAACAGTAAACTATCATCATGATTTTCTACCACTAAAATTAAAGGCTGTTGATGTTTTTGCCGTTTCTCATTACTCATGAATGAATGCGCTAGATACATCTGGTCTCCAGAGTAGTTAATGGGGGATTAGTCGTCTTTTTGGGCATAATAAACGCATTTTTAAGTTCTCACTGGTTATTTATGTCAACAAATTTGAACAGGAAATAAAAATCCAGCTTTAATACTTTTAGCAGATATATTTTGATTATATGCAAAAATGTCAATAAATTTATTTAGAAAAATCAATAAATTCCTAGCAACGGAGATTATTGTTATTCTTGTTACAAGTATTTCAACTAATAACTACTAACTAAATTTTAGAATTGGAGGAGAAAAAATTCATAAAACCTCGCGGTATGCGGGAAACTCAGTGGCTAAAGCCGGTGAGAGGGAAGCGACACGAGTGAATTTATTCACTGTGGTATTTAAATGCTGATTTTTGAATGGATATAATCCCGGGAACCAGCAAACCCGTTCAAGTCCCCTCGCCCAACTAATCCAAAATGTCTTGTCTTTAACCAACGACTTAACAAACAGTCTTGCAGATAATCCGATAGCGTAGCGTGGCGTAAGCCATACTGGGGAAGTATTCGGAAGTGCGGATCAGGATTAGTCTCAATGGGCTAGTCGCTGCTTGTGTTGTAAAGTTTGTTCTTTACAAGCTCAATCCCTTTAGGGTTGAGTCAGTGACAATTCATACATTGAAAATATCAAACTTAATTCTTTCTCCTGACTCCTATTCCTAACTAGCAACTGATATATAGGACTCCTATTTGATTTTTGAACATATACTATTGGTGGGCATTGCCCACAATATCCGGGTTTTGGTGGGCAATGCCCACCCTACAATACTTAGATATTGTTCAGAAATAATTTAGGATTCTTATAGAAATCATAAATGATATTTGAAAAATGTTAAGTAGGGTGGGCAATGCCCACCATAATCATGATATTGTGGGTATTGCCCATCCTACGTAATATTATGGCTACGCCACGCAAGCTATCAAAAATCAAATATTAGTCCTATATTATCTATAATTATTGCTCAAGTAGACAAAGATTGAGTAAAATGTTTGGCACAACTTTTTTTATGTAATACAACAGCTTAGAGGATGAATGAACAAGTTTTTAATGTATAAACAAACCCCTCTTGTAAACCTCTCCCCGAAGCGGGGAGAGGCTTTGAAACCCCCCTTCCCAGCCTTCGGCACGCTGCGCTAACGTAGGGAAGGGGGGCAGGGGGGTCTGACTGACAAGTGTAGGTTTTTTACATTGAGATTGATAATAGGGGCCAGACTTGGCAGACAAGGAGGGAAAGTGGACAAGGAGGAAGGAGAAAGAAGAATTAAAACCTATGAAGATAGGGAACATATCGGGCAGAATTTTCCGGTTCTTTTTCTTCATACTCCCTTGTCTACTTTCCTTCCTTGTCTTCTTTCGTCCAGCATAAAACCCAATTGTAAAAAACCTACACCTGTCAGGGCAGGGGGGTTAGGTTTTTGGAGATTATCGGTTTCATCTAATACTTTATGGCTAACGCCACGCTATGCCTGATGCCTCCGGCTCCCGCAGGGATACGGCACACTTCGTGAACGCTATCAAACAACCTCTAATTACCTAACGGCAGTTTATGCCAATAGCGGTAGGCAGTAAAACCATTTTAGTGTAATGCTATATTATGTTACGCAAGTAAGTGTGATCAAAAAGTTGTGCATCATTGCCTGTTTCAACAGAGAATAATTTGACTATGGAATTTGACTATTTCCGAACTAACGAAAGTAATAACACTAATAAGAACTTTCAAAATTTGTTATCTAGTGGTTGGCGGCCATTTCACAGAGATTTTGACTGGGACTATTTTGGTAAAATTTTATTCCATGATACCCAGGAATTAACGCAGAAAAGCATTAATTTAGCCAGTTATTATGCTGATGCCTTAGCCAGAAAAGAGTATGCTTGGTGGGCAAATATTTTAAATTTAGCCTCAGATTATACCCGTGGCGAATTTCAAAAATACTGGAGTTATATCACACCCGATATGCTTACCCCAGAACATCGTCATAAAGACTTTTTAAGTACAGAAACACCTCTTGTCCAATTTGTCAGCCGTAACAGTATTCCTATTGATTATGTACTAAATCTTCTCCAAGAAATTACTGTTTTACGAGTTTTGAATTTGTTAGAACGTCCTGATATTATCACTCAATATTACTCAGAAAGAGATTTTTATTTCCCAGTTGAAAAATTTGTGAATTGGGAAAGATTAGATGTGATTAATACAGTTTACGCTTATTGGTCAGAATATGATATTTGGTTACAAATTGAAGCCTATGAAAGAGGCAGAAGAAATTATACTTTAATGGCCAAAAACATCAAGCCATTAATTAATAAAGCAACCTATGATTTAGCAGTCATGCTGAGTGGATATCAAAGCCGTGTTGGCAAAGTTCATAGTCAGTATCCATTGTCAACATTTCCCCCAGACATTCAAGATTTTACTGACATAGTTCAACAAACAATTTTAGATCAAAATCAATTAGCAGTAGTAGTACATGGCGCACCAGGTACAGGGAAAACAGCATGGACACAAAGTGTAGCTAAAGAAATTCTTGTCCCTTTAGGATATGTAATTTTTATTTTAGATCATGATGCAATTACTAACTTTGTTCCCCCAACATATTTAGAAAAGATTTGTATTATCATTAATGAAGCGGATAATCTAGCCCAAGACCGGGCTTCAGAAGTAGCACAATATAACAACAAAACTGAGCATATTTTAGCCTTATTAGATGGGACATTATACCAAAGCATAATTGATGAATCTGGTATTCAAATGCAACAGAAATTAGTAATACTAATGACCTGTAATACCACGGAAAGATTAGATCCAGCTATGTTACGTAAAGGTAGGGTAGACTTAATATGTGAGTTCACCAAAAAATTTGTTTAATACCAATTAAATATCAACCTACATAGAACTCCTATTTGATTTTTGATAGCTTGTATTCGTAGGCATTGCCCACCGTAGGCTATATACCCAGACAGAGAATATTAACAGTCAGTTTTGACCTTATGAATCAACAAGAACCACCAGTAACACGATTATTTTCTCACTTGGAATTTGACGGGCATAAATTTCAACATCAACCAGGTAGT
The window above is part of the Dolichospermum sp. DET69 genome. Proteins encoded here:
- a CDS encoding hybrid sensor histidine kinase/response regulator; protein product: MSNLKKDRILSVDDVQDNLNLVRTLLEGEGYSVDSALDGTIALEKIRKLPPDLIILDVMMPGIDGYEVTRRVRNNPEINYIPILLLTAHPESSASVVEGLDTGADDFIRKPFEIEELLARVRSLLKLKHSMDEQRKMTLQREDFVSRLTHDLRTPLVAANRMLSLFLQEVFCPISPDMKTAINIMIRSNQNLLEMVNTLLEVYRFEAGKKTLNFESCNLITIAAEVVSEITPLALEKNLTLTLDTHELSPTENNGGIVNGDRLELRRVFNNLIGNAIKFTDTGNIEIRIFETLSPSNHSSQVIIEVQDTGYGIAAEDQGTIFERFHQSKNKRSGSGLGLHLSSRIVEAHGGQMELSSEIGKGSIFTVKLPKITG
- a CDS encoding response regulator yields the protein MYLAHSFMSNEKRQKHQQPLILVVENHDDSLLLMSYTLELLGCQSICQKESSTTIFMAKEHQPDLILLNIFLPSMSGLDVIQYLKHESLTCHIPVVAVTVLTGSEDKKSLLEAGFDDYIIKPYMIEELGAIIDRLLGRKFELCSALAVQRIH
- a CDS encoding AAA family ATPase, producing MEFDYFRTNESNNTNKNFQNLLSSGWRPFHRDFDWDYFGKILFHDTQELTQKSINLASYYADALARKEYAWWANILNLASDYTRGEFQKYWSYITPDMLTPEHRHKDFLSTETPLVQFVSRNSIPIDYVLNLLQEITVLRVLNLLERPDIITQYYSERDFYFPVEKFVNWERLDVINTVYAYWSEYDIWLQIEAYERGRRNYTLMAKNIKPLINKATYDLAVMLSGYQSRVGKVHSQYPLSTFPPDIQDFTDIVQQTILDQNQLAVVVHGAPGTGKTAWTQSVAKEILVPLGYVIFILDHDAITNFVPPTYLEKICIIINEADNLAQDRASEVAQYNNKTEHILALLDGTLYQSIIDESGIQMQQKLVILMTCNTTERLDPAMLRKGRVDLICEFTKKFV